A genomic window from Aurantimicrobium photophilum includes:
- the argC gene encoding N-acetyl-gamma-glutamyl-phosphate reductase, producing MTYSVAIAGASGYAGGEVLRLLAGHPELEVRTVTAHSNAGQRLIDVQPHLRSYGDLVLQDTTAEILSGHDVVFLALPHGSSGALAAQLSADTLVIDCGADHRLEDKEDWDAFYGGEFNSAWTYGIPELPLSTGSQREFLAGTKRIAAPGCNASAISLAIAPGVQADLIDAVDIVSVLSVGPSGAGKSLKVDLLASEIMGSASAYAVGGVHRHTPEIAQNLRKAGAAEVSVSMTPVLVPMSRGILATTTARIKPGVTLEKLHAAWSAAYANEPFVQVLPLGQFPRTADTVGANTCLIGLALDENAGRVVVISALDNLTKGTAGAAIQSANIALGIPETTGLTTNGVAP from the coding sequence ATGACATACTCGGTTGCCATTGCTGGAGCCAGCGGTTATGCCGGTGGTGAGGTGCTTCGCCTGCTCGCAGGTCACCCCGAGCTTGAGGTGCGGACGGTTACCGCCCACTCCAATGCTGGCCAACGTCTCATTGATGTGCAGCCACATCTGCGTAGCTACGGCGATCTCGTTCTGCAGGACACCACTGCCGAGATTCTTTCGGGACACGATGTTGTCTTTTTGGCGTTACCACACGGTTCTTCCGGCGCGCTCGCCGCACAACTGAGTGCAGACACGCTCGTTATTGACTGCGGTGCTGACCACCGTCTTGAAGACAAAGAAGACTGGGATGCGTTCTACGGCGGCGAGTTCAACTCTGCCTGGACCTACGGCATCCCTGAACTTCCCCTCTCCACTGGTTCCCAGCGTGAATTTCTTGCTGGAACGAAGCGCATCGCAGCTCCTGGCTGTAACGCTTCTGCGATTTCGTTAGCAATTGCTCCTGGTGTTCAGGCAGATCTCATTGACGCGGTAGATATTGTTTCTGTGTTGTCAGTTGGCCCTTCTGGAGCAGGAAAGAGCCTCAAGGTTGATCTGCTGGCTAGTGAAATCATGGGCTCTGCCTCGGCATATGCCGTTGGTGGCGTTCACCGCCACACTCCTGAGATTGCACAAAACCTGCGTAAAGCTGGTGCTGCCGAGGTGTCTGTCTCCATGACTCCCGTGCTGGTGCCCATGTCTCGTGGCATTCTGGCCACCACCACGGCGCGCATCAAGCCTGGTGTGACGCTAGAGAAATTGCACGCTGCGTGGAGTGCTGCCTATGCAAACGAACCTTTTGTTCAGGTTCTCCCTCTCGGTCAGTTCCCGCGCACCGCAGACACCGTGGGTGCAAACACCTGCCTGATTGGCCTTGCACTGGATGAGAACGCCGGTCGCGTTGTTGTCATCAGCGCCCTCGATAACTTGACCAAGGGCACTGCCGGTGCGGCTATTCAGTCCGCCAACATTGCTCTTGGGATCCCAGAAACTACTGGACTAACCACGAATGGAGTTGCACCGTGA
- a CDS encoding DUF1844 domain-containing protein, whose protein sequence is MSESDQNEAIHKAVLDIAEVPAIEVIVEVAVNLMSAAAIKCGLAEGPDAASLTDLDEARKLINALAGLITAAAPDISDSHARPLRDGLRSLQLAFREASPIPDEIGKGPGEKWTGPVN, encoded by the coding sequence GTGAGCGAAAGCGACCAGAACGAAGCCATTCACAAGGCAGTTCTCGACATTGCTGAAGTCCCCGCCATTGAGGTCATTGTCGAGGTTGCCGTGAACCTGATGAGTGCTGCCGCGATCAAGTGCGGTCTGGCAGAAGGCCCCGATGCGGCTTCGCTGACGGATCTGGATGAAGCACGCAAGCTCATTAATGCTCTGGCCGGCCTCATTACTGCTGCAGCACCAGATATCAGCGACTCGCACGCTCGACCACTGCGCGATGGACTGCGTTCTCTGCAGCTCGCGTTCCGCGAAGCCTCCCCCATCCCTGATGAGATCGGCAAGGGTCCAGGCGAAAAGTGGACTGGTCCAGTCAACTAG
- the argJ gene encoding bifunctional glutamate N-acetyltransferase/amino-acid acetyltransferase ArgJ — MSVTAAAGFSAAGVVCGLKSTGKKDFAMVRNLGPLKSVAAVFTSNRCKANPILWSQQVMADPVVEAIVLNSGGANCYTGARGFQTTHATAEAVAERLGVSAGDVLVCSTGLIGEQLDLDKLKTGVWDSGLEVLSDAGTSEQAGIDAAHAIMTTDSVPKMSTSTGAGYTIGGMAKGAGMLAPGLATMLVVITTDAVLTSEQLDTALRAATRVTFDRLDSDGCMSTNDQVTLMASGASGVEPELAEFTARLTELCRDLAIQLQKDAEGASHNIHITVTGAASEDDAVDVARTVSRSNLFKAAIFGNDPNWGRVLAAVGTSSAVFDPYNIDVSFNGVAVCTAGEPDQSRELVDLTPREVDIQIELHSGTETATIWTNDLTHDYVHENSAYAS; from the coding sequence GTGAGTGTGACCGCTGCAGCTGGCTTTAGTGCCGCAGGTGTTGTGTGTGGACTGAAGTCCACCGGTAAGAAGGATTTCGCCATGGTGCGAAACCTGGGGCCTTTGAAGTCAGTAGCCGCAGTGTTTACCTCGAACCGATGCAAGGCCAACCCCATTCTCTGGAGTCAGCAAGTTATGGCTGATCCTGTGGTGGAAGCTATCGTGCTGAATTCGGGTGGTGCGAACTGTTACACCGGTGCTCGTGGATTCCAAACCACGCATGCCACTGCTGAGGCGGTAGCCGAGCGTCTGGGAGTTTCTGCAGGTGACGTTCTCGTGTGTTCCACTGGTCTGATTGGTGAACAACTTGACCTCGACAAACTCAAGACCGGTGTCTGGGATTCGGGCTTGGAAGTTCTTTCTGACGCGGGCACCAGTGAACAAGCCGGTATCGATGCTGCTCACGCCATCATGACCACCGACTCTGTTCCCAAGATGTCGACCTCTACCGGTGCTGGGTACACCATCGGCGGTATGGCTAAGGGTGCTGGCATGTTGGCTCCTGGACTGGCAACCATGCTCGTTGTCATCACAACGGATGCGGTGTTGACCAGTGAACAGCTGGATACTGCGCTGCGCGCAGCCACTCGTGTGACTTTTGACCGCTTGGATTCAGACGGCTGTATGTCTACCAATGATCAGGTCACCCTGATGGCTTCAGGTGCCTCTGGCGTTGAACCAGAATTGGCAGAGTTCACAGCACGTCTGACAGAGCTGTGTCGTGATCTCGCTATTCAGCTCCAGAAGGACGCTGAAGGTGCGAGCCACAACATTCACATCACTGTCACCGGTGCTGCATCAGAAGATGATGCAGTGGATGTGGCACGAACAGTGAGCCGCTCGAACCTGTTCAAGGCCGCCATCTTCGGCAACGACCCCAACTGGGGTCGTGTGTTGGCAGCGGTAGGAACCAGCTCTGCTGTCTTTGACCCTTACAACATTGATGTGAGCTTCAACGGTGTTGCCGTCTGCACCGCAGGGGAGCCTGATCAGTCTCGTGAACTGGTTGATCTCACCCCGCGCGAAGTGGATATCCAGATTGAACTCCACAGCGGAACTGAAACTGCAACAATCTGGACCAATGATTTGACCCACGACTACGTGCACGAAAACAGCGCGTACGCGAGCTAG
- the pheS gene encoding phenylalanine--tRNA ligase subunit alpha, protein MSAPTEITEAAVTAAVNDALAAIAAAVDSAALKAVRTAHVGESSTLSQLNALMKDVPGDQKAAVGKLVGQARAEVNQAFAAREEAIVREEQTAQLAAEKVDVTAAASRWSAGGRHPLMLLQESICDAFVGMGWEIAEGPELEGEWFNFDALNFDADHPARAMQDTFFVEPVDSHLVLRTHTSPVQVRSMLEREVPIYVLAPGRVYRTDELDATHTPVFTQVEGLAVDKGLTMAHLRGTLEHAARIMFGEGAKIRLRPNYFPFTEPSAELDVWHPTFAGGARWIEWGGCGMVNPNVLRSAGIDPEVYSGFAFGVGVERTLMFRNDVSDMHDMVEGDVRFSQQFGMVV, encoded by the coding sequence GTGTCTGCACCTACTGAAATAACCGAAGCAGCCGTCACGGCTGCGGTCAACGACGCCCTGGCAGCTATCGCTGCTGCCGTCGATTCCGCCGCGCTGAAGGCTGTCCGCACTGCCCATGTGGGGGAGTCCTCGACTCTCTCCCAGCTGAATGCCCTGATGAAGGACGTTCCTGGAGACCAGAAGGCTGCCGTCGGCAAGCTCGTAGGTCAGGCGCGTGCCGAGGTGAACCAGGCTTTTGCTGCCCGTGAAGAAGCCATCGTGCGTGAAGAGCAGACTGCTCAGCTTGCTGCCGAGAAGGTCGATGTCACCGCTGCTGCCTCACGCTGGAGTGCAGGTGGACGTCACCCACTCATGCTTCTGCAGGAGAGCATCTGTGATGCATTCGTGGGCATGGGTTGGGAAATTGCCGAAGGACCAGAACTCGAAGGAGAATGGTTCAACTTCGACGCACTCAACTTCGATGCTGACCACCCTGCACGTGCGATGCAGGACACCTTCTTCGTTGAGCCTGTTGATTCTCACCTTGTTCTGCGCACCCACACCTCACCAGTACAGGTGCGCTCGATGCTCGAGCGAGAAGTTCCGATCTATGTGCTGGCTCCTGGTCGCGTGTATCGCACCGATGAACTAGATGCCACCCACACCCCTGTCTTCACACAGGTCGAAGGTCTTGCCGTGGATAAGGGCCTGACCATGGCTCACCTGCGCGGAACTCTCGAGCACGCAGCTCGCATCATGTTCGGTGAAGGTGCCAAGATTCGCCTGCGCCCCAACTACTTCCCCTTCACGGAACCCTCTGCTGAGCTCGATGTGTGGCACCCCACCTTCGCTGGTGGTGCTCGCTGGATCGAGTGGGGTGGCTGTGGCATGGTGAACCCCAATGTTCTGCGTTCGGCAGGCATTGATCCTGAGGTGTATTCCGGTTTCGCTTTCGGTGTGGGTGTTGAGCGCACGCTCATGTTCCGCAATGACGTCAGCGATATGCACGACATGGTCGAAGGCGATGTTCGCTTCAGCCAGCAGTTTGGAATGGTGGTCTGA
- the argF gene encoding ornithine carbamoyltransferase has translation MTKHFLRDDDITQAEQSEILDLAAALKAQPYSEKPLAGPQTVAVIFDKTSTRTRVSFAVGIADLGGVPLIMDSGSSQLGAKESVSDTARVLERMVAAIVWRTFSQAGLEEMASGTTVPVVNALSDELHPCQLLADLLTIREHKGDLKGLKVAFVGDGSSNMAHSYLLACAVAGMHVRIAAPAGYQPDPAIVRDADEIAVETGGSVAVTEDAALAVDGADVVVTDTWVSMGQEDQKAQRVKDFGAYQVDAALMAKADAAAIFLHCLPAYRGYEVSADVIDGTQSVIWDEAENRLHAQKALLTWLLRHK, from the coding sequence ATGACAAAGCATTTCCTTCGTGATGATGACATCACCCAGGCAGAACAGAGCGAGATACTCGATCTGGCTGCCGCGCTTAAGGCTCAGCCCTATAGCGAGAAGCCACTGGCCGGTCCACAGACCGTCGCCGTCATCTTCGACAAGACCTCTACTCGCACACGAGTGTCGTTCGCAGTGGGAATTGCTGACTTGGGTGGTGTTCCTCTGATCATGGACTCCGGCTCCAGTCAGCTCGGTGCGAAAGAGTCAGTTTCAGACACCGCACGTGTGCTGGAGCGCATGGTTGCTGCCATTGTCTGGCGCACCTTCTCTCAGGCTGGCTTGGAAGAAATGGCTTCTGGCACCACTGTTCCCGTAGTGAATGCACTGAGTGATGAATTGCACCCCTGCCAGCTCCTGGCAGACTTACTGACCATTCGTGAGCACAAGGGTGACCTCAAGGGATTGAAAGTAGCTTTTGTCGGTGATGGCAGCAGCAACATGGCACACTCCTATCTGTTGGCCTGTGCTGTTGCGGGAATGCATGTGCGCATTGCAGCTCCTGCTGGTTACCAGCCAGATCCTGCCATTGTTCGTGACGCCGATGAAATTGCCGTGGAAACCGGTGGTTCTGTTGCTGTGACTGAAGACGCAGCCCTCGCTGTTGATGGTGCTGATGTTGTGGTGACCGACACCTGGGTGTCGATGGGGCAAGAAGACCAGAAAGCTCAGCGCGTCAAGGACTTCGGCGCTTACCAAGTTGATGCTGCACTGATGGCCAAGGCTGATGCCGCTGCCATCTTCCTGCACTGCCTGCCTGCTTACCGTGGCTACGAAGTATCCGCTGATGTCATTGATGGCACCCAGAGCGTCATCTGGGACGAGGCGGAGAACCGCCTGCACGCCCAGAAAGCACTGCTGACCTGGTTGCTTCGCCACAAGTAA
- the argB gene encoding acetylglutamate kinase, producing the protein MTQMREEDAAATIKAATLIESLPWLKKFNDQIIVVKFGGNAMVSEELTRAFAEDMVYLRTVGIKPVVVHGGGPQITKMLERLGIESEFRGGYRVTSPEAMDVVRMVLTGQVSRDLVGHMNEHGPLAASISGEDAGLFVGERRGVEIDGELVDLGLVGDVVAVDPEAVHALIDAGRIPVVSSIAPDKDTPGQSLNVNADAAAASLAVALGAAKLVILTDVAGLYSDWPNMDSLVSEIGADELRALLPSLESGMIPKMAACLEAVDGGVPKAAIIDGRNPHSILLEIFTQTGSGTEVVA; encoded by the coding sequence ATGACCCAAATGCGTGAAGAAGACGCAGCAGCAACTATCAAAGCTGCGACGCTGATTGAGTCACTGCCGTGGCTCAAAAAGTTCAATGACCAGATAATTGTGGTCAAGTTTGGTGGCAACGCCATGGTGAGTGAAGAACTCACTCGTGCCTTTGCCGAAGACATGGTGTATCTGCGCACCGTCGGCATCAAGCCTGTCGTTGTGCACGGTGGCGGGCCTCAGATCACCAAGATGCTGGAACGTTTGGGTATTGAAAGTGAATTCCGCGGTGGCTACCGCGTGACCAGCCCTGAAGCCATGGACGTGGTTCGTATGGTGCTCACCGGGCAAGTTTCACGTGACCTGGTTGGTCACATGAACGAACACGGTCCGTTGGCAGCTTCGATTTCTGGTGAAGATGCTGGTCTGTTTGTAGGTGAGCGTCGTGGCGTTGAGATTGACGGCGAGCTCGTGGATTTAGGCCTCGTCGGTGACGTTGTTGCCGTAGACCCCGAAGCGGTTCACGCGCTCATTGATGCTGGACGCATTCCCGTTGTGTCCTCGATTGCGCCAGATAAGGACACTCCTGGTCAGTCATTGAATGTAAACGCTGATGCAGCTGCTGCGTCACTTGCGGTTGCACTTGGTGCAGCCAAGCTTGTGATCCTCACCGATGTTGCAGGTCTCTACAGCGACTGGCCCAACATGGATTCTCTTGTTTCCGAGATTGGCGCAGATGAACTTCGTGCCCTCCTGCCTTCGCTGGAGTCAGGCATGATCCCGAAGATGGCTGCGTGTTTAGAAGCCGTTGATGGGGGAGTGCCCAAGGCTGCCATCATTGATGGCCGTAACCCGCACTCGATTTTGCTCGAAATTTTTACCCAGACCGGTTCTGGAACGGAAGTAGTGGCCTGA
- a CDS encoding type II toxin-antitoxin system PemK/MazF family toxin, with amino-acid sequence MMKLGNQLLPGMVVWADLSPTQGREQSGRRPVLVVSSENYLSVVDTMAIVVPFTKKNRGWPNHVKSTGPTGLTVDSWIMTEQIRTISRDRILGVRGAVSPICLKTVRTWVGDFLGATLV; translated from the coding sequence ATGATGAAGCTTGGTAATCAGCTGCTTCCCGGCATGGTGGTCTGGGCTGACCTTTCTCCTACGCAAGGAAGGGAGCAGTCTGGACGCAGGCCTGTTCTTGTTGTGTCTTCTGAGAATTACTTGTCTGTCGTGGACACGATGGCGATTGTGGTTCCCTTTACGAAAAAGAATCGTGGTTGGCCAAATCATGTGAAATCAACCGGGCCCACTGGCCTGACTGTTGACTCGTGGATCATGACGGAACAAATTCGAACAATTTCTCGGGATCGCATCCTGGGTGTGCGTGGTGCTGTCAGCCCTATCTGTTTGAAAACAGTCCGGACTTGGGTTGGTGACTTCCTGGGAGCAACGCTCGTCTAG
- the pheT gene encoding phenylalanine--tRNA ligase subunit beta, with protein sequence MRVPLSWLGEYVDLATDITPEQVQADLVKVGFEEEDIHGGDISGPIVVGEVLEFTPEEQNNGKTIRWCQVRVAPDGQVADDGGDAIHGIVCGAGNFFVGDKVVVTLPGAVLPGPFPIAARKTYGHVSDGMMASAKELGLGEGHDGIIRLAEMGLDPEVGTDALELLGLSESAVEINVTPDRGYAFSIRGVAREYAHSTGAAFRDPATEVISSHGVTEVKKFGKEFPVSVDDQAPIRGRVGCNVFATRIVRGIDATAPTPAWMVSRLKLAGIRSISLPVDISNYVMIELGQPNHAYDLDKLAGDIVVRRATKGEKIVTLDEAERTLDVEDLLITSGGKAIGLAGVMGGANTEISDGTTNVLVEAANFDPVSIARSARRHKLHSEASKRFERGVDPEVAAVAAGRVAQLLVELAGGEIVDEGSYFNHFSAPAAIELPAGFVTNLIGLEYTDAQIESSLTEIGCVVVKAGTGFTVTPPTWRPDLTDKWTLAEEVARIVGYHLIPAVLPVAPPGRGYTVAQDVRRRVSNTLAATGHTEVLSYPFFDEETNNLFGSATAPFVPQVRLANALDATQGWMRTSLLPGLIGTAARNRSRGLTDLALFETGLVFLPEEGKNYGQDIVAGGVRPAPEVEAKLYAGIPPQPRYISGLFVGDAVSKQVGQKAIAYDWQDALAAVQQIALGAGVQISVRQGSHKAFHPGRTAELLLGDAVIGYAGELLPSVAEDAHLPRTVAAFELNLDAVTDAAGVPHVAVDVKTMPAATQDLSLVVAETIPAADVLAAVAEGAGELLETATLVDVYQGTGIPEGQRSLTFALRFRADDRTLTAAEATASKEVGVALAASRFGATIRE encoded by the coding sequence ATGCGCGTCCCACTGAGTTGGCTCGGCGAATACGTCGACCTCGCAACTGACATCACTCCTGAGCAGGTTCAAGCAGACCTGGTCAAGGTTGGTTTTGAAGAAGAAGACATCCACGGCGGAGACATTTCTGGCCCCATCGTGGTCGGTGAAGTTCTCGAATTCACTCCAGAAGAGCAAAACAATGGCAAGACTATTCGTTGGTGCCAGGTTCGTGTTGCTCCAGATGGTCAGGTCGCTGACGATGGTGGCGACGCCATTCACGGCATCGTCTGTGGTGCTGGAAACTTCTTTGTCGGAGACAAGGTAGTTGTCACACTTCCCGGTGCTGTTCTGCCTGGTCCGTTCCCAATTGCGGCACGTAAGACCTACGGCCACGTTTCTGACGGCATGATGGCGTCGGCCAAGGAGCTGGGCCTCGGCGAAGGGCACGACGGCATTATTCGCCTTGCTGAAATGGGTCTTGATCCTGAAGTTGGCACGGACGCTCTTGAGCTTTTGGGTCTGTCTGAATCTGCAGTTGAAATCAATGTCACTCCTGACCGCGGATATGCCTTCTCTATCCGTGGTGTTGCACGCGAATACGCGCACTCAACCGGTGCTGCATTCCGTGATCCTGCCACTGAGGTCATTTCTTCCCACGGTGTGACCGAAGTGAAGAAGTTTGGCAAAGAATTCCCCGTGTCGGTCGACGACCAGGCTCCTATTCGTGGTCGCGTGGGCTGCAATGTCTTTGCCACCCGCATCGTGCGCGGCATCGATGCCACGGCACCTACCCCTGCCTGGATGGTTTCACGCCTGAAGTTGGCTGGTATCCGCTCCATCTCGCTACCGGTGGACATTTCGAACTACGTCATGATCGAGTTGGGCCAGCCCAACCACGCATATGACCTAGACAAGCTTGCCGGTGACATTGTTGTTCGTCGCGCCACCAAGGGTGAGAAGATCGTCACTCTCGATGAGGCAGAGCGCACCCTGGACGTGGAAGACCTGCTCATCACCTCTGGTGGTAAGGCCATCGGACTTGCTGGAGTCATGGGTGGAGCAAACACTGAAATCAGTGATGGCACCACTAACGTTCTTGTTGAGGCAGCCAACTTTGATCCTGTATCTATTGCTCGCTCAGCACGTCGCCACAAGCTGCACTCTGAAGCTTCCAAGCGTTTCGAGCGCGGTGTTGACCCTGAGGTTGCAGCTGTTGCAGCTGGTCGCGTTGCCCAGCTGTTGGTTGAGCTTGCCGGTGGCGAGATCGTGGATGAAGGTTCCTACTTCAACCACTTCTCTGCTCCTGCAGCCATTGAGCTTCCTGCCGGTTTCGTGACCAACCTGATTGGTCTCGAATACACCGACGCGCAGATTGAGTCTTCGCTGACTGAAATTGGCTGTGTTGTGGTCAAGGCAGGCACAGGTTTCACTGTGACACCGCCCACCTGGCGTCCGGATCTCACCGACAAGTGGACTCTGGCAGAAGAAGTGGCCCGTATTGTCGGTTACCACCTCATTCCTGCCGTGCTTCCTGTGGCACCTCCCGGACGTGGTTACACCGTTGCCCAGGACGTGCGTCGTCGAGTATCCAACACTCTGGCCGCGACCGGTCACACCGAGGTGTTGAGCTACCCCTTCTTCGATGAAGAGACCAACAACCTTTTTGGTTCGGCTACTGCGCCGTTTGTTCCTCAGGTTCGTCTGGCAAATGCACTGGATGCAACCCAGGGCTGGATGCGTACGTCGTTGCTACCGGGTCTGATTGGCACCGCAGCGCGTAACCGCTCACGTGGTTTGACGGACCTCGCCCTGTTTGAAACGGGACTCGTGTTCCTTCCTGAAGAGGGTAAGAACTACGGTCAAGACATTGTTGCCGGGGGAGTGCGTCCCGCACCTGAGGTGGAAGCCAAGCTCTATGCAGGTATTCCACCCCAGCCTCGCTACATCTCTGGTCTGTTTGTTGGAGATGCCGTCTCAAAGCAGGTAGGCCAGAAGGCTATTGCGTATGACTGGCAGGACGCACTTGCTGCTGTTCAGCAGATTGCTCTGGGTGCTGGTGTTCAGATTTCTGTTCGTCAGGGAAGCCACAAGGCATTCCACCCAGGTCGCACCGCAGAACTTCTTCTTGGTGATGCTGTGATCGGTTATGCCGGAGAACTTCTGCCTTCTGTGGCAGAAGATGCACACCTTCCCCGCACCGTGGCTGCATTCGAACTCAACCTCGATGCCGTCACTGACGCAGCTGGTGTTCCCCACGTGGCAGTGGATGTCAAGACCATGCCTGCAGCAACTCAGGACCTCTCACTTGTTGTTGCTGAAACCATTCCTGCAGCAGATGTTCTTGCTGCTGTGGCGGAAGGTGCAGGGGAGCTACTGGAAACAGCAACCTTGGTTGATGTGTACCAGGGCACTGGAATCCCCGAAGGACAGCGTTCGCTGACCTTCGCACTGCGATTCCGAGCTGATGACCGCACTTTGACTGCTGCAGAAGCTACTGCCTCCAAAGAAGTGGGTGTTGCGCTCGCCGCTTCACGCTTTGGTGCAACAATTCGCGAATAG
- the rpmI gene encoding 50S ribosomal protein L35 has product MPKMKTHSGSKKRFKVTGTGKLKKQQAGMRHNLEVKSGKRKRSLNQDQILSPADSKVIKKLLGL; this is encoded by the coding sequence ATGCCAAAGATGAAGACCCACTCCGGGTCCAAGAAGCGCTTCAAGGTGACCGGTACCGGCAAGCTCAAGAAGCAGCAGGCCGGCATGCGTCACAACCTCGAAGTCAAGTCGGGCAAGCGCAAGCGCAGCCTGAACCAGGACCAGATCCTGTCTCCAGCTGACTCCAAGGTCATCAAGAAGCTTCTCGGTCTGTAA
- the rplT gene encoding 50S ribosomal protein L20 — MARVKRAVNAHKKRRVILERASGYRGQRSRLYRKAKEQVIHSLVYSYRDRRARKGDFRRLWIQRINAASRANGLTYNRFIQGLALADIQVDRRMLAEIAVTDPATFTKLVEAARKALPADTSAPKVKA; from the coding sequence ATGGCAAGAGTAAAAAGAGCCGTTAACGCTCACAAGAAGCGTCGCGTCATCCTCGAGCGCGCCTCCGGTTACCGCGGTCAGCGTTCGCGCCTGTACCGCAAGGCAAAAGAGCAGGTCATTCACTCGCTGGTGTACAGCTACCGTGACCGTCGTGCCCGCAAGGGTGACTTCCGTCGCCTCTGGATCCAGCGCATCAACGCAGCAAGCCGTGCAAACGGCCTGACCTACAACCGTTTCATTCAGGGCCTCGCTCTGGCTGACATCCAGGTTGACCGTCGCATGCTTGCTGAGATCGCTGTAACCGATCCTGCAACCTTCACCAAGTTGGTTGAAGCTGCACGCAAGGCACTTCCTGCAGATACTTCTGCACCCAAGGTCAAGGCCTAA
- a CDS encoding TrmH family RNA methyltransferase: protein MLDNPRAPRVKAVAKLATRGARSETGLFLLEGPQAVAEALAYRPQLIVELYATPTALERYQDIAATAVDAGVDVEFVSEEVLAAMADTVTPQGFIAVVHQFPTALKDIFAEDPKLVVILEEVRDPGNLGTIIRVADAAGADAVILTGRSVDLYNPKVVRSTTGSLFHLPITVDVELENVLPYVRESGLQLLAADIKGEDLVLARTNGVLDAPTAWLFGNEARGLSDEHFALAEKAITVPIYGDAESMNLATAAAVLIYESAFAHNKVSN from the coding sequence ATGCTCGACAACCCCCGCGCTCCTCGCGTGAAGGCGGTTGCGAAGCTAGCCACGAGGGGAGCCCGGTCCGAGACCGGGCTCTTCCTCTTGGAAGGCCCGCAAGCCGTCGCTGAGGCATTGGCATATCGCCCACAGTTGATTGTGGAGCTCTATGCCACGCCCACTGCGCTTGAGCGTTACCAGGACATCGCAGCAACTGCTGTCGATGCCGGGGTAGATGTCGAGTTCGTCTCCGAAGAAGTCCTCGCCGCCATGGCAGACACGGTCACCCCGCAGGGATTCATTGCGGTGGTTCACCAGTTCCCCACAGCTTTGAAAGACATCTTCGCGGAAGACCCCAAACTAGTTGTCATCCTCGAAGAGGTCCGTGATCCCGGAAACTTGGGCACCATTATTCGTGTGGCAGATGCTGCCGGAGCGGATGCAGTCATTTTGACTGGTCGCTCGGTTGATCTCTACAACCCCAAGGTTGTACGCTCCACGACTGGTTCGCTGTTCCACTTGCCCATCACGGTGGACGTGGAGCTCGAGAACGTTCTTCCCTACGTTCGTGAATCTGGCCTGCAATTACTTGCTGCCGACATCAAGGGTGAAGATCTCGTGCTTGCTCGCACCAACGGTGTCCTCGATGCTCCCACTGCGTGGTTGTTTGGTAACGAAGCTCGCGGTTTGAGCGACGAACACTTTGCTTTGGCAGAGAAGGCCATCACCGTGCCCATCTATGGTGACGCCGAATCCATGAACTTGGCCACAGCTGCTGCTGTGCTCATCTACGAGAGCGCGTTCGCTCACAATAAGGTCTCAAACTAG
- a CDS encoding DUF1801 domain-containing protein — MAETKTVPTSASVTEFLAQVEPLGRREDAEVLLGLMRDASGVEPVMWGTNIIGFGSFHYRYASGHEGDMPVLSFSPRKASMSVYGVYYPGFESQLTEIGPYKTGKWCLYLGRFASLNLEALRHTIAWAWNGGVPVIAEELSQ, encoded by the coding sequence ATGGCTGAAACGAAGACAGTTCCCACGTCGGCGTCGGTAACAGAATTCCTCGCACAGGTTGAACCACTCGGGCGCCGCGAGGATGCAGAAGTGTTGCTTGGCTTGATGCGTGACGCTTCTGGTGTTGAGCCTGTGATGTGGGGAACCAACATCATTGGATTTGGGTCATTTCATTACCGATATGCCTCAGGCCATGAGGGAGATATGCCGGTGTTATCTTTCTCTCCGAGAAAGGCTTCCATGTCTGTGTATGGCGTGTATTACCCGGGATTTGAATCACAACTCACAGAAATTGGCCCCTATAAAACAGGCAAATGGTGCCTATACCTGGGTCGTTTTGCGTCGCTCAATCTTGAAGCACTCCGTCACACCATTGCGTGGGCCTGGAATGGTGGAGTTCCTGTCATTGCGGAAGAACTTAGCCAGTAA